A genomic window from Leptospira fletcheri includes:
- the htpX gene encoding protease HtpX codes for MWMIRRIGLFAITNLAVVFTIAFLIRITGLAGYLEKSGISYGGLLLFCTVWGMGGAFISLMISKFTAKMAMGVEIIDPNTASGWQRDLVARVKRLADAAGLPMPEVGYYQSPEVNAFATGPGRSSALVCVSTGLLNGMDSGEIDGVLGHELSHVANGDMVTMTLVQGVVNSFVFFFAWIVSTLIASQLSRNDERDGGGGYFMRFMIQQVLVMVFGLLGSIVVAYVSRAREYRADAGGARLAGRSNMIAALERLKAGFTMDPVDQRGESIATLKISNRAGGLASLFATHPPLDERIAALRAKAY; via the coding sequence ATGTGGATGATTCGTAGAATCGGATTGTTTGCGATTACAAACCTGGCCGTCGTCTTTACGATCGCATTTTTGATCAGGATCACCGGCCTCGCCGGCTACTTGGAGAAATCCGGGATTTCGTACGGGGGATTGCTTCTATTCTGCACGGTTTGGGGGATGGGAGGAGCTTTTATTTCCCTGATGATTTCCAAATTCACCGCCAAGATGGCGATGGGAGTGGAGATCATAGATCCGAACACGGCCTCAGGATGGCAGAGAGACCTAGTCGCCAGAGTCAAAAGATTGGCCGACGCCGCAGGACTTCCCATGCCGGAAGTAGGATATTACCAATCTCCGGAAGTCAACGCGTTCGCGACGGGTCCCGGTAGATCCAGTGCCTTGGTCTGCGTTTCCACCGGACTATTGAACGGAATGGATAGCGGAGAAATCGACGGAGTACTCGGTCACGAATTGTCCCACGTCGCCAACGGCGATATGGTAACCATGACCTTGGTACAAGGTGTGGTGAATTCTTTCGTGTTCTTCTTCGCATGGATCGTAAGTACTCTTATCGCCTCTCAATTGAGTCGGAACGACGAAAGAGACGGAGGTGGAGGCTATTTTATGCGCTTTATGATCCAGCAAGTTCTGGTCATGGTCTTCGGCCTACTCGGTTCCATCGTGGTCGCCTACGTTTCAAGAGCCAGAGAATATAGAGCCGATGCCGGCGGAGCGAGATTGGCGGGACGGAGCAATATGATCGCGGCATTGGAACGATTGAAAGCCGGATTTACTATGGATCCGGTGGACCAAAGAGGAGAATCCATCGCCACTCTTAAGATCTCGAACCGAGCAGGAGGACTGGCTTCTCTATTTGCCACCCATCCTCCTCTAGACGAAAGGATCGCCGCCTTACGGGCAAAAGCGTATTAA
- a CDS encoding adenine phosphoribosyltransferase, whose product MSVVKSKIRTIPDYPKKGILFRDITSLLLDPEGLALTIGTFVDRYTGKGITKVAGIEARGFIVGAPVAFQLGAGFIPIRKKGKLPAETVTEEYDLEYGKDVIEIHKDSITPGDRILLMDDLIATGGTMLAAARLLRRLGAEVAEAGVIIDLPDLGGASKLKRDLGIEVYSICEFEGH is encoded by the coding sequence ATGTCCGTCGTTAAATCAAAAATCCGAACCATTCCAGATTATCCGAAGAAGGGTATCCTTTTTCGAGACATTACCTCTTTGTTACTCGATCCGGAAGGCTTGGCGCTTACGATCGGTACGTTTGTGGACCGGTATACCGGTAAAGGAATCACGAAAGTGGCCGGAATCGAAGCAAGGGGTTTTATCGTCGGGGCTCCGGTAGCATTTCAATTGGGCGCCGGATTCATTCCGATCCGAAAAAAAGGAAAACTTCCCGCGGAGACCGTAACGGAAGAATACGATCTGGAATACGGAAAAGACGTTATCGAGATCCATAAGGATTCCATCACTCCGGGAGACAGGATTCTTTTGATGGACGACCTGATCGCGACGGGAGGTACCATGCTCGCCGCTGCCAGATTATTGAGACGCCTAGGAGCCGAAGTGGCGGAAGCGGGAGTGATCATAGACTTGCCCGATTTGGGTGGAGCCTCCAAACTAAAAAGGGATTTGGGAATAGAAGTCTATTCCATCTGCGAATTCGAGGGCCATTGA
- a CDS encoding NCS2 family permease — MSKHNWFVPGDLDGFFGLMIDNLIQILVLVTLCMGPCGMPQEFVFRVVIPGAAVSLLLGNVFYAWQARQLAKSEGRSDVTALPYGINTVSLFAFVFFVMFPVYLKTGSYKAAWAMGLLASFLSGLIEMSGAFVAERVRKATPRAALLSALAGIALTFISMDFLIRTFQNPLVAFVPFGIILLQYFGRVVFPFKIPGGLISVIAGTLLAWYSPYFSGKAIMDADALQSSFRVGLYLPVWSAGEIFSLFSGADIREYLSVILPMGIFNVIGSLQNIESAEAAGDKFNTRNSLLVNGLGTVAGAFFGSPFPTTIYIGHPGWKALGARAGYSTLNGIFMTLAAFFGLMGFLSKLIPIEAGMAIVLWIGIVIGSQAFEATPTRHAPAVVIGLLPALAGWGVLLIQSTFNYVDPILTKAIEGTAAASQTQNLWLSLVPPNQPIFPYPLEGLLSLSQGFLLSSMVWAAIATFVIDRDFKKAILASLTGVLLSATGFIHAYSLRGNAILTPFEPNFGPFAKGYLLLAALFLLASFLRKEPRTV; from the coding sequence ATGAGCAAACACAATTGGTTCGTGCCGGGGGATCTGGACGGTTTCTTCGGCTTGATGATCGATAACCTAATCCAAATTCTCGTTTTAGTCACTCTTTGCATGGGTCCCTGCGGAATGCCCCAAGAGTTCGTCTTCCGTGTTGTGATTCCCGGCGCTGCCGTGTCCCTTTTGTTGGGGAATGTATTCTATGCTTGGCAGGCCAGGCAACTGGCCAAATCGGAAGGGAGAAGCGACGTTACCGCACTTCCCTACGGGATCAATACGGTTTCTTTGTTCGCCTTCGTATTCTTCGTCATGTTCCCCGTTTACTTGAAGACGGGAAGTTACAAGGCCGCTTGGGCAATGGGATTGCTGGCCAGTTTTCTCTCCGGATTGATCGAAATGTCGGGGGCCTTTGTAGCGGAGAGAGTGCGCAAGGCGACTCCCAGAGCCGCCCTTCTTTCCGCTCTCGCCGGAATCGCGCTCACGTTTATCTCTATGGATTTTCTGATCCGTACGTTTCAGAATCCGCTGGTCGCATTCGTTCCCTTCGGGATCATATTGTTGCAATACTTCGGAAGAGTCGTATTCCCCTTTAAAATTCCGGGGGGGTTGATTTCGGTGATCGCCGGAACCTTGCTCGCTTGGTATTCTCCTTATTTTTCCGGAAAAGCGATCATGGATGCGGATGCACTCCAGTCTTCCTTCCGAGTCGGATTGTACCTTCCCGTATGGAGTGCCGGAGAAATCTTTTCCTTATTTTCGGGAGCGGACATTCGGGAATATCTTTCCGTGATCCTTCCTATGGGAATTTTCAACGTAATCGGTTCCTTGCAGAACATAGAATCCGCAGAAGCCGCCGGGGACAAATTCAATACCAGAAATTCCTTATTGGTGAACGGACTCGGAACCGTGGCCGGAGCCTTTTTCGGATCCCCTTTTCCGACTACGATTTACATCGGTCATCCGGGTTGGAAAGCATTGGGCGCTAGGGCGGGTTATTCGACTCTGAACGGAATCTTTATGACCTTGGCCGCCTTCTTCGGATTGATGGGCTTTCTTTCCAAATTGATTCCGATCGAGGCGGGCATGGCAATCGTACTCTGGATCGGAATCGTCATCGGCTCCCAGGCCTTCGAAGCCACACCGACTAGACATGCTCCGGCCGTAGTGATCGGACTCCTCCCCGCTCTCGCCGGCTGGGGAGTGCTGTTGATCCAAAGTACGTTCAATTACGTAGACCCGATTTTAACGAAGGCCATCGAAGGAACGGCTGCCGCTTCCCAAACCCAGAATCTCTGGCTTTCTCTCGTTCCTCCCAACCAACCGATTTTTCCGTACCCGTTGGAAGGCCTCTTAAGCCTTTCCCAAGGTTTCTTACTCTCTTCTATGGTATGGGCTGCAATCGCTACCTTCGTCATCGATCGGGATTTTAAAAAGGCGATCCTTGCCAGCTTGACCGGAGTATTGCTTTCGGCGACCGGATTTATCCACGCTTATTCCCTGCGCGGAAACGCGATTTTGACGCCTTTCGAACCGAATTTCGGCCCGTTTGCTAAGGGGTATCTGCTTCTGGCAGCGCTTTTTCTGTTAGCTTCTTTTCTGAGAAAGGAACCGAGAACAGTCTAA
- a CDS encoding ClpXP protease specificity-enhancing factor SspB, giving the protein MDHNPEDSTVLREFKKQLFSLYWERFGTFYLHAMPHPDLKIGKRGLIGDEPESGIILVIGPRATRDIRIEQDWVYAELQFGYTWEEVFIPWDSVFRYFDKSQQTVSQMRIFLGKLEDRRSAEDEQNSGTPSSELPQEEGNESKSKGKKRKDNVIEVDFGSKNKK; this is encoded by the coding sequence ATGGATCATAACCCAGAAGATAGCACGGTCCTCCGCGAGTTCAAAAAACAGCTCTTCTCCCTCTATTGGGAGAGATTCGGGACGTTCTACTTGCACGCGATGCCTCACCCAGATCTGAAGATAGGCAAACGTGGATTGATCGGAGACGAACCGGAATCCGGGATCATATTGGTCATCGGACCTAGAGCCACTCGGGACATCCGAATCGAGCAGGATTGGGTTTATGCGGAACTCCAATTCGGGTACACTTGGGAAGAGGTTTTTATCCCTTGGGATAGCGTATTCCGTTACTTCGACAAATCCCAACAAACCGTCTCTCAAATGAGAATCTTTTTGGGGAAATTGGAAGATCGTCGTTCCGCAGAAGACGAGCAAAATTCCGGAACACCCTCTTCGGAACTTCCGCAAGAAGAGGGGAACGAATCGAAATCGAAAGGGAAAAAACGCAAAGACAACGTCATCGAAGTGGATTTCGGGAGTAAGAACAAAAAATGA